The window TGACCCAGTACTTGGCGGCCGGCACCGCGATCCGCAGCAGCGCCCGCTCCTGCTCGTCCCCGTCGTCGCAGGCGGCCGCCAGGCGCAGCGCGAGCGTCGTCGCCGCCTCCGACTCCAGCGCGAGGTCGGCCAGCACGTTGCGCATCAGCGGCTTGTCGACGAGCCTGCCGCCGAACGCCTCGCGGTGCTCGCAGTGGTGCACCGCCTGCGCCACCGCCTGCCGCATCAGACCCGCAGAGCCGAGCACGCAGTCAAGCCGGGTCGCCGCGACCATGTCGATGATGGTGCGCACCCCGCGCCCCTCCTCGCCGACCCGGCGCGCCCAGGTCCCGTCGAACTCGACCTCGGCGGAGGCGTTCGACCGGTTGCCCAGCTTGTCCTTGAGCCGCTGGAGCAGGAACACGTTGCGCGTGCCGTCGGGCAGCACCCGCGGCACCAGGAAGCAGGTGAGCCCGCCGGGCGCCTGCGCCAGCACCAGGAACCCGTCCGACATCGGCGCCGAGCAGAACCACTTGTGCCCGGTCAGCTCGTAGGTGCCGTCCTCGGCGAGCGGCCTGGCCGCGGTGGTGCCCGCCCGGACGTCGCTGCCGCCCTGCTTCTCGGTCATGCCCATCCCGAACAGCGCCCCGGCCTTCAGGTGCGGGGGCCGCAGTTCGCGCTCGTAGATCACGGACGTCAGCCGCGGCTCCCACTCGGCGGCCAGTTCCGGGTCGGTGCGCAGCGCGGGCACGGCCGCGTGGGTCATCGACAGCGGGCAGCAGGTGCCGGCCTCGATCTGCGTCCACATCAGGAAGGCGGCGGCCCGCCGCACATGTCCGGCCGGGCGGTTCCAGGCCGCGGTCAGCCCGGCCGAGACGCCCTTGCCGAGGAGCCGGTGCCAGGCCGGGTGGAACTCGACCTCGTCGACGCGGTGGCCGTAGCGGTCGTGGGTGCGCAGCCGCGGCGGGTTCTCGTTGGCCTGCGCTCCCCACTCCTGGACCTGCGCCGATCCGGCGGCCTGCCCGAGTGCCGTCAGTTCCCCGCGCACCTCGTCGAGCAGCCCCGGCTCCACGTGCCGTCCGACCGCCTCGGCCAGGGCCCGGTCGGCGGCGAAGACGTCGTAGCCGACCAGCGGCGGCGGCTGGTTGGTCACGGTGTGCGTGCTGGATGCCATGGAACGGAACCTACCGCGCGGTACGGCCGCGGGCATCACACGGACGCCGGGCATCCCTGGGGCCCTGCCTGGTGGCCGACCCCCTGGCGGGTGAGGGTGCGGGGGACCGACGGAGATACCTTTGGGTCGTGCAGCAGTCAGCCAGCGAATCCTCCGAAAGGCCCTCCGGCCGCCTCCACCGGGCACGAGCCCTCTACCGGAACGTATCCAAACGCAGGACCGCCTGGCTGCTGCTGAAGGACACGGTCAACTCGTGCATGGAATACCGGATCCTGGGTCTGGCGGCCGAGGCGGCGTTCTTCTCCCTGCTCTCCG of the Streptomyces sp. NBC_01788 genome contains:
- a CDS encoding acyl-CoA dehydrogenase family protein, which gives rise to MASSTHTVTNQPPPLVGYDVFAADRALAEAVGRHVEPGLLDEVRGELTALGQAAGSAQVQEWGAQANENPPRLRTHDRYGHRVDEVEFHPAWHRLLGKGVSAGLTAAWNRPAGHVRRAAAFLMWTQIEAGTCCPLSMTHAAVPALRTDPELAAEWEPRLTSVIYERELRPPHLKAGALFGMGMTEKQGGSDVRAGTTAARPLAEDGTYELTGHKWFCSAPMSDGFLVLAQAPGGLTCFLVPRVLPDGTRNVFLLQRLKDKLGNRSNASAEVEFDGTWARRVGEEGRGVRTIIDMVAATRLDCVLGSAGLMRQAVAQAVHHCEHREAFGGRLVDKPLMRNVLADLALESEAATTLALRLAAACDDGDEQERALLRIAVPAAKYWVTKRCAPLTVEASECLGGNGYVEESGMPRLVRESPLNSIWEGAGNVQALDVLRALTREPGALDAYLREVGRARGADHRLDAAIKQLLTELADLEGMEARARRLAERLALVLQGALLVRFAPPDVADAFCASRLGGEWGATFGTLPHTLNLAAVVERARPAH